The sequence CGCACAGTTAATTAAAAAGTCTTCAATTTTATTTAAATGCCAACGCGGGTGATGTATTTTATATTCGTCAGTTTCGAAGGCATTGAGTTTAGTATACCCATAGTAATGTTCGAAAATAAATTCTTCAAAACTTCCCACAGGCATTTCCTGTTTATTTACATGGGCTTTAACGTATATGCTATTCCACTCATCCTTCATTTTCCATTGATAATTAATAACCTTGTTGACATTATCACTTAGTATCAGATTTCTTGTGGGCACAGTTGTATAATGTTCTTTGTACAACTTATTAGCAACCCAGGCAACAGCTTTATAAGGAATAGTTTCATTTATAAAGACCACACCGCGCTTTACTTCACCATTCTCTTTCCTTGTGACATAAAATCTCAAATTAATTTCTTCAAAGGTGCCTAGCCAGGGAATGGGGATCTGGAACAGACGTGTATTTTTAAACATAAAGCCCACCAGGCTAACATATGCCGAACCTTGATACAGATCTAGCTCACACCCTTTTGGTAAATAAGGAACTAATACCTCTTCAGGAACAGCATAATTTGCCATGACTATATTATCCCAATTTGCGTTTAAAAAATTTGTCATCTTTCCACTCTCTTTTAGTTAATTCAACATCCAGATACTCGCATTCAGTAAAGTCGCGAAAGTCACCCACAGCAAATAGGGTACTTGTAACAAGCCGGCTTTTTTATCCACCTCGTAAAAAGTAAAAATCATTAGTAGTATAGAGAGCCACATCAACACAATATCGATAAGCGCAGCTGTAATGAGATGAAATTTAAAAAACAAAAAACTCCATAAAAAATTAAGGATCAATTGTAAAACGAAGATCTGAATGGCACGTCGTTTATACCTCGAGAATTTACTTTGGAGAACCAGGTAAAAAGATATGCCCATAAGAAGATAGAGGACAGTCCAAACGGGTGCGAATAAATAATCTGGCGGATTAAAAAAAGGTTTTTCTAAAGTCAGGTACCAGCTGCGCACGCCAGAGGCAGTGGCCACACCACTTAGTGCTCCTATTGACAGGGGCAGTAAAATACAGAGGATAAGTTTTAAAATTTTATTCATTGCCTTATTTTTTTTAATCTAAAACTCAGGAAACATTTAACGGCTGACGTTTAAATTTCCACATCTTATCACTTGCATACTTTCTTGTTTCTTCAAGACCGATTATCGGCTCAGGATAATCTTTTCCCAGTTCACATAGAAAAAGCTTTTGTTCTTCGGTAGTCATTTTCCAGGGCTCGTGAACGAATTCCCGGGGAATGTTTTTGAGCTCGGGTAGCCACTGTTTAATAAAAAGACCCTCAGGGTCATGCTCTTGTGAGTTTTTCACGGGATTATAAACCCTTATGGTATCAAAGGGCGCTGTGCCAGCCTGCATCTGCAATTGCGGATAGTGAATTCCTGGCTCGTAATCCAGAAACTGTCGCGCTAA is a genomic window of Sphingobacteriaceae bacterium containing:
- a CDS encoding TspO protein translates to MNKILKLILCILLPLSIGALSGVATASGVRSWYLTLEKPFFNPPDYLFAPVWTVLYLLMGISFYLVLQSKFSRYKRRAIQIFVLQLILNFLWSFLFFKFHLITAALIDIVLMWLSILLMIFTFYEVDKKAGLLQVPYLLWVTFATLLNASIWMLN